A single genomic interval of Musa acuminata AAA Group cultivar baxijiao chromosome BXJ3-4, Cavendish_Baxijiao_AAA, whole genome shotgun sequence harbors:
- the LOC135636874 gene encoding uncharacterized protein LOC135636874 — protein sequence MASSGMEAAVDGPVQNLMSKRLRALRKKYNRILQMEESLAQGKPLNKEQEEVLRSKPAITVLIDEYEKLRQPLAVAVQEELARAAAASPPPPPAPQEEPTAAPSADDDKEELGPAVEDLLTLLYFGCLFDVKPQSEFAATMLTRTHERGCCLTYDYVTDDATDLLGEQDLDAISAIGSLVTSRPVYSGISHKNALQVCLQHAKLWLLNVDQPIHPGSSVTYAGMREKLNKILASDYFTTTPEMKAPGDVAAAVGKYGAACQVQISESTTMPSPMVQTEDSSVPVGYQHKEDEQQEFREMEAHLDNEDNLVDESLKMDEPDTGSPVDAASDQQDQQKLEVEMEEQNLRDTEKKEQHNPRRSYHNQRGATRGGGGSGGRRGYANGRGGRGGGGGYQNGRSQYYDSGYHPRNYYNARGRGGRSSGSAVYTNHGGHTSANVELDTSA from the exons ATGGCGTCATCGGGAATGGAGGCAGCTGTGGACGGGCCAGTGCAGAACCTGATGAGCAAGCGCCTTCGGGCCCTGCGCAAGAAGTACAACCGCATCCTGCAGATGGAGGAGAGCCTCGCGCAGGGCAAGCCCCTCAACAAGGAGCAGGAGGAGGTCCTCCGCTCTAAGCCCGCCATCACCGTTCTCATTGATGAGTACGAGAAGCTCCGCCAACCCCTCGCCGTCGCCGTCCAAGAGGAGCTCGCacgcgccgccgccgcctctccACCTCCTCCCCCCGCTCCCCAAGAAGAACCCACTGCTGCCCCTTCCGCGGACGACGACAAGGAGGAGCTCGGTCCCGCCGTCGAGGACCTCTTGACCTTGCTCTACTTCGGGTGCCTGTTTGACGTCAAGCCGCAGAGCGAGTTTGCGGCGACGATGCTGACAAGGACCCACGAGCGTGGTTGCTGTTTGACGTACGACTACGTGACTGACGACGCCACCGATCTACTGGGGGAACAGGACCTCGACGCGATCTCAGCGATTGGCTCCCTCGTCACCTCGCGGCCGGTCTACTCTGGGATCTCGCACAAGAACGCCCTCCAGGTCTGCCTCCAGCATGCGAAGCTTTGGCTGCTGAACGTTGATCAGCCCATTCATCCGGGTTCTTCGGTTACCT ATGCTGGAATGAGGGAGAAGTTGAACAAGATTCTGGCTTCAGACTATTTCACCACTACGCCGGAGATGAAAGCCCCTGGGGATGTGGCAGCAGCAGTGGGGAAATACGGCGCTGCTTGTCAGGTGCAGATCAGTGAGTCCACCACCATGCCTTCACCCATGGTTCAAACTGAAGATTCCTCTGTTCCAGTCGGTTATCAGCACAAG GAGGATGAGCAACAAGAATTTCGAGAAATGGAAGCTCACCTTGATAATGAAGATAATCTTGTTGATGAATCTCTGAAGATG GATGAACCAGACACGGGCTCTCCTGTGGATGCTGCCTCTGACCAACAGGATCAGCAAAAACTAGAAGTAGAAATGGAGGAACAAAACCTGAGGGACACAGAGAAGAAAGAACAACATAATCCCCGGAGGTCCTATCACAACCAGAGAGGGGCAACACGCGGTGGTGGAGGTAGTGGAGGTCGGAGGGGTTATGCAAATGGTCGTGGTGGCCGAGGTGGGGGTGGTGGCTACCAGAACGGACGGAGCCAGTATTATGACTCTGGCTACCATCCCAGAAACTATTATAACGCAAGGGGTAGAGGTGGCCGGTCTAGTGGTTCAGCTGTGTACACTAATCATGGAGGTCATACCTCTGCAAATGTTGAGTTGGACACGAGTGCCTAG